The nucleotide sequence TCTCGGTTCCTCCGAACATCACATCCTTTTTTTTCCAttgaacaatataaatataaaagctaGTGTTTTcagatatatgattattttccaaaaaaagaattgtGAAATATAATGTTTAATTTACCATGATGATGCCTTTGATGTTATTGAGTTTAATGTTGGTCTCAGAGTTGTtgactttgatttcttctttgtaaAACGCAAGTAATTGATCAACCATATCGTTCTCTTCATCAACGTTACGTTCTCTCGTTTTCTTGAGCAAGTGATCGTCGATGACGGACTCAATGAAACAGTCGAGAGACTTTCGAGCTTTCTCCACCCGCTTGTTAATCCCTTGCGGGTCAATCCAACTGAGCCACGAAGGGACATAGTCCGCTACNNNNNNNNNNNNNNNNNNNNNNNNNNNNNNNNNNNNNNNNNNNNNNNNNNNNNNNNNNNNNNNNNNNNNNNNNNNNNNNNNNNNNNNNNNNNNNNNNNNNNNNNNNNNNNNNNNNNNNNNNNNNNNNNNNNNNNNNNNNNNNNNNNNNNNNNNNNNNNNNNNNNNNNNNNNNNNNNNNNNNNNNNNNNNNNNNNNNNNNNNNNNNNNNNNNNNNNNNNNNNNNNNNNNNNNNNNNNNNNNNNNNNNNNNNNNNNNNNNNNNNNNNNNNNNNNNNNNNNNNNNNNNNNNNNNNNNNNNNNNNNNNNNNNNNNNNNNNNNNNNNNNNNNNNNNNNNNNNNNNNNNNNNNNNNNNNNNNNNNNNNNNNatttttattatttatatatcattagagtaaaaagattttttaattatttattcatacaaatatatattatttttagactAATAATAAGTATTGACAGCTTACAGAGTTACTCGGTGGAGGCTTTTCAGTCTTCAAGAGACGATTGGGCAGAAGAGGCGCGTAGTCGGCACCGTCACCAAAGGAGTTGACTTAGGAACGGTGAGACCCGGCCCTTCAACGGTGTCGACGTCACCGGATTTCATACCGTCCGGTAAACTCCACGTGAAGCAGTGTAAAAGATGAGCCACCGCAAGCTCAAACGCGTACAACCCGAGTTGCATGCCCGGGCAAGATCTCCGACCCGACCCGAACGGAATAAATTCGAAATTGTTCCCCTTCAGGTCCGGAGCGTCAGGGTCCAAAAACCTACCCGGGTTAAATATTTCCGGGTCGGACCAAGAACCCGGGTCACGCCCGAGAGCGTAGGTATTGACCATCACTCGCGATCCCTTGGGGATGAAGTAACCTGTGACCTCCGCGTCCTTCACCGTCTCGTGGAGGAGGAGAGGGAACGGTNcaatatatatatatataagctagtAGTGTTTTcagatatatgattattttccaaaaaaaaaaattgtgaaatatAATGTTTAATTTACCATGATGATGCCTTTGATGTTATTGAGTTTAATGTTGGTCTGAGAGTTGTtgactttgatttcttctttgtaaAACGCAAGTAATTGATCAACCATATCgttctcttcatcatcaacgTTACGTTCTCTCGTTTTCTTGAGCAAGTGATCGTCGATGATGGACTCAATAAAACAGTCGAGAGACTTTCGAGCTTTCTCGACCCGCTTGTTAATCCCTTGCGGATCAATCCAACTGAGCCACGAAGGGACATAGTCCGCTACGTTAAACTCACCAAAGAGCTTAGAGAACTCTTGTATGATCTCAAGGAACTCGTCTAATCGTTCTTCGTCAGAAGTGGACGAGGAGGAGCCGAACGCAGCTCGGAACGTTATGTCTCTTGTTAGGGAAAATGCTAGTTTACATACGTTTAACGGTTTTCCAACGTTAACCGCCACAAAACGGACCGATTTGTGGACCTCTTCATCAACAGAGACCCATGACTCGGCCCGTTTACGGCTAAAGAGCATCATGACGAAGAGTTTTCTCATCCGACGCCAAAACGGGCCGTAATTGCAGAATGCAAGATCGGAGCCCCCGTAGGTCAGGTAACGGATTGCGATTGTGGTGGGACGGTTTGAGAAAACATGGTCTTGCACTTGGAGGACTTGACGTGCGATGCCCGGAGAAGAAACAACGAAAACGTGGGAAAACCCGAGGCGGAGGTGGAGCAACCCACCGTATATACGGCTGAGCTTGGCCAGGCCGCGGTGGTTGAAGTGGTTCATCATGAGAATATTTCCAATGATGGGTAAGCCTTTGGGGCCGGGAGGGTAGGGTTTTGTAAGCCTCCGCCGCCGTGATAGGAGGTGGcggaagagaaaaagaagaagagggacAAGAAGGATGAGAAGAGTCGTTAGAGTATGCATTTTGGTACGCTTTTAGTGTCCAATTATGGGACTGTTTATGTATTATGTAATGTGTTATATAAAGTTTTGGTTGTAGTTGGTAGGCCTCGTACGCTACTTTTctagtttgtatatatatcttttgtgtTATTATACATTGAAATTTGTATATAACGTGTTACTCGTGAACCTGATTGGTGCAAAGAAACAAGTAAAGAGGGTACAATGATTAGGATGATCGCTGTGGATATATTctaattgtttgttttggtgaaaAGGACATCGCGCTCATGAAGCTACGACATAATGAATTATTAAAGGAGCCAAGACACATTTAGTAAGAATTGGGTTGATACTTGATAATTGTTTAGATAGACTTTTTTGTTGAAGAAGGCACATGGAGTCCTGAGACGGAGAATGGAGCAGACCGAGTTTAGGAATTATTTCTCTCATCCAAAACACAGTAAGCTGATTTTTAAGATATACACagtgtttatatataaactgtGAAGCGACTAAAATTCATCTAACTTCGACCAATATGATGTCATTGTTGCCATTTTTTAGCCTTTGATGACATTGACACGCCTCGCAGTGCACGACGTTTTACCTATATCCACGTGA is from Camelina sativa cultivar DH55 chromosome 20, Cs, whole genome shotgun sequence and encodes:
- the LOC104768622 gene encoding cytochrome P450 84A4-like: MHTLTTLLILLVPLLLFLFRHLLSRRRRLTKPYPPGPKGLPIIGNILMMNHFNHRGLAKLSRIYGGLLHLRLGFSHVFVVSSPGIARQVLQVQDHVFSNRPTTIAIRYLTYGGSDLAFCNYGPFWRRMRKLFVMMLFSRKRAESWVSVDEEVHKSVRFVAVNVGKPLNVCKLAFSLTRDITFRAAFGSSSSTSDEERLDEFLEIIQEFSKLFGEFNVADYVPSWLSWIDPQGINKRVEKARKSLDCFIESIIDDHLLKKTRERNVDDEENDMVDQLLAFYKEEIKVNNSQTNIKLNNIKGIIMDVMFGGTETVALAIEWVLTELLRSPENMKRVQDELASVVGLDQWRVEDTHLEKLTFLKCTLKETLRLHPPFPLLLHETVKDAEVTGYFIPKGSRVMVNTYALGRDPGSWSDPEIFNPGRFLDPDAPDLKGNNFEFIPFGSGRRSCPGMQLGLYAFELAVAHLLHCFTWSLPDGMKSGDVDTVEGPGLTVPKSTPLVTVPTTRLFCPIVS